Genomic segment of Drosophila simulans strain w501 chromosome 2R, Prin_Dsim_3.1, whole genome shotgun sequence:
ACCAGGCGACATTGTTTAcctgtgttttgtttttccaacatTTACGATTGCTTGTTTGGCGGTGTTTTTGCTCCGTCTGCTGGCGAAATGGGGGACACTTCTGTTTCTGTTCGGTAGCCACTGGGGGCCATTGGGTGGCTCgcgtggcggtggtggtgggtcTGCGTTTGTTACACGTATGCATAATGAATCATTTGTCAGGCGCTTGTAGTTGTTACAGTCGCAGCAATAGAAGCCGGTGCACAAAAGGCCAGAAGTCCGGGCCACTTTTGTCATTGCCCCACGCACGGGGCATTCGCCCACTGGGCAGCGCGACACCGACAATCCGGCAATCCGGAACGGGGAGCAGGATCTTTGGGAGGTCGGGGTGGGTAATGTGAGCTCAATTGGCAAATCTAGGACATGTAAGCCAATGCTGTAATTACCAACACGGACCGGCCTCATATTTCACGACTGAAAGTTTGTTCAAttagcacacacaaacacatgcacacacacacacgcacacttgcGATTGCACAATCCTGgaaccacccacacactcaaCCCACTTGCCACCACCCCCCAACACCGCCCCTTAGCTGCCGTTCGAGAGTggtaattgaattaatttaagttaCAGGGTTGTACAGGACGTCGCCGGCAGCAGCGAGGCCATTGTCCTGGATCGCCTGCTGCCCAGCACACAGTACTCCCTCGTTGTGACGGCCATCTGGCAGGGCAAGAAGTACCGCAGCCGCGGCCAGATCAAGTTCAAGACGCTTGGTGAGTTGCATCCTACAGATTTGGTTCTCCATCGCCATCACCCATTTTCTATCCAAGATCTGCCCAAGAACACCTCGCAGCAGGACTTTCCGCCGGGCATCTACGGCAATGGCAGCAACGGTGCTCGCAATGGCACCAACAATGCCAGCATCTTTGGCGACGACGTGACCTCCACGGCCACCAACACCCTGACCCATGGCACACCCAGGGAATTGCCCACGGTGAGAATCAATGATATCCAATTAATTCGCTATTAATTGGCAATGggaataattgaattttgattattggatttaaaagcaattttctCAATAAGTTGATTATGAGCTGAAGTTCAGAATGTGAATTTGGGcatattgttgttttgatatttacaTAAACTTTTGCTATCTTCCTTTTGCAGATCCGCGGCGTGGAGATCGGCATCGTTCTGATCGTACTGATGGTCTGGGCCGGAGCCATCGCTCTGTTCTTTAACCGGTGGGGCAAGATCCGAATGCTGCTCCCCTATCAGCCGGACTACAAGCACGAGCAGCTGAAGGTGCCGGGCACGGGCGTGTGCAGCGCCAGCGGATGCAATGGACAGCACTCGCACCAGGTGAGTTCCGTCGAGGTGGTTTCTATTCCTATCCCAATGCCGATCCCGAACTGGGAGGTGGGGATGATGGTTGTGCGGGTTTCTAAGATTACTCGGAGCGCTGAGCGTTTGGATATTCGCGAAGGAACTTATCtctgtttcgtttttgttatGCTTCATTTTTAGAACCTACACCCCGATTTCTTTGTCAAGGTAttcaaaaataacaaattctTCCAATTACTTATATtacgaaacaaacaaaactatCTCTGCATTTTACTCGCTTTTTTTCTATGCATcaatttaagtaaatattcGACTCTTTTTGAACAAAGTACAATCActatttcctttttaatccGTGCACAACCCTGACCAATCCCCCAAGTATAGACTGAAAACCATGTTCAATATTTTCCGAGAATTTAGTTTTCCAGAATTGTATTGAGAATGCTTTCCCATCAATTCATAACAGAAGAAATCTGGTGGTCCGCTTATGAAAAACTAAGTTGGGGATCCTGATTTAAGTATACTGATCagtgaaatgtttttatacCTTTCTCCTgtagaaaaaatattttttcgacTATTActtcttttgatttgcttGCCAAGGTAGCACgtgcatttcgcatttataTTAGCTTTCTTTTCCGTAGGCTTATGGCACTAGTTTTGGGGCATACTCTCCGGATTTCACTTGATACCTTTCTGAAGAGTATGTGGTCATCGGCTCGCCGATGATGTCAACTAGCGATTCCACCTAGATTCAATGAGCTCAGGATGCGCTATGCATATGAGAGCACTTCTAATTTATAACTCGTACTATCCACATTCCATAGATATACGGACGAACTTTTCTAGCACTAGAATTATTGATTAATTAGATAAAtgaataacaaaattaaagttGATTGAACATCCTATCTTGTAAAGTAGATCTTAATCCTTTATTCAGTTGAAGAAGAAGTTCGTCTGTATCCTAAATGCATTTAgcggttttggttttgagCTTTGCTGTTCAGGTGGGCGCTTTCCCAAGATCTCACTGACGAAACATTCCCTACTTTCACTTCGCTCTCGCCTGCTGATCTTGCTCCTGCGCTCCTGATCCCGCTCTTGCCGCTCTTACTGTTCCCGCTTCCGATCTTTGGTTATTGGTTGGCCCTGCCCCCCCCGCAAAAAAACAGTGC
This window contains:
- the LOC6735723 gene encoding uncharacterized protein LOC6735723 isoform X9, whose product is MFVLIAVLFVNACLAGTIPATPENITVTFLTPTAVRVSWQTQIDLKAHPIEKYIVTYKPTDDSYRVVQDVAGSSEAIVLDRLLPSTQYSLVVTAIWQGKKYRSRGQIKFKTLDLPKNTSQQDFPPGIYGNGSNGARNGTNNASIFGDDVTSTATNTLTHGTPRELPTIRGVEIGIVLIVLMVWAGAIALFFNRWGKIRMLLPYQPDYKHEQLKVPGTGVCSASGCNGQHSHQNLHPDFFVKCLPRCEGCGIFDRCFQYPRRELERDCGCQFALLHKADVES
- the LOC6735723 gene encoding uncharacterized protein LOC6735723 isoform X10, producing MFVLIAVLFVNACLAGTIPATPENITVTFLTPTAVRVSWQTQIDLKAHPIEKYIVTYKPTDDSYRVVQDVAGSSEAIVLDRLLPSTQYSLVVTAIWQGKKYRSRGQIKFKTLDLPKNTSQQDFPPGIYGNGSNGARNGTNNASIFGDDVTSTATNTLTHGTPRELPTIRGVEIGIVLIVLMVWAGAIALFFNRWGKIRMLLPYQPDYKHEQLKVPGTGVCSASGCNGQHSHQCLPRCEGCGIFDRCFQYPRRELERDCGCQFALLHKADVES